From the genome of Rhizobium sp. NXC24, one region includes:
- a CDS encoding electron transfer flavoprotein subunit alpha/FixB family protein, with protein sequence MAILLLADHDSNHLSDQTAKALTAATQIAQGTGSDVHILVAGKDARPAAEQAAKLSGVSKVLLAESDALANNLAEPLADLIVALAGSYDTILTAATSVGKNVMPRVAALLDVAQVSEIIEVVSADTFKRPIYAGNAIQTVQSTDARRVITVRTASFASAADGGSATIEAIPAVANPGLSSFVADALSASDRPELTSAKIIISGGRALGSAEKFKEVILPVADKLGAAVGASRAAVDAGYAPNDWQVGQTGKVVAPQLYIACGISGAIQHLAGMKDSKVIVAINKDEEAPIFQIADYGLVADLFEALPEFVRSI encoded by the coding sequence ATGGCCATTCTTCTTCTGGCTGATCATGATAGCAACCACCTTTCCGACCAGACCGCCAAGGCGCTGACGGCGGCGACCCAGATCGCCCAGGGAACGGGAAGCGACGTGCACATCCTCGTCGCCGGTAAGGACGCTAGACCGGCTGCCGAGCAGGCAGCGAAACTCTCTGGCGTCTCCAAGGTGCTGCTGGCCGAAAGTGACGCGCTTGCCAACAATCTCGCAGAACCGCTTGCCGATCTCATCGTGGCGCTGGCCGGCAGCTATGACACCATCCTGACGGCGGCCACCTCCGTCGGCAAGAATGTCATGCCGCGTGTCGCCGCTTTGCTCGATGTCGCCCAGGTCTCGGAAATCATCGAGGTGGTCTCCGCCGATACCTTCAAGCGGCCGATCTATGCCGGCAATGCCATCCAGACGGTGCAGTCGACCGATGCCAGACGCGTGATCACCGTGCGCACCGCTTCCTTCGCCTCTGCCGCAGACGGTGGTTCGGCCACGATCGAAGCAATCCCGGCGGTCGCCAATCCCGGCCTGTCCAGCTTCGTCGCCGATGCGCTGTCGGCGTCCGACCGTCCGGAACTCACCTCGGCGAAGATCATCATCTCCGGTGGCCGCGCGTTGGGGTCGGCGGAAAAGTTCAAGGAAGTCATCCTTCCCGTCGCCGACAAGCTCGGGGCTGCCGTCGGCGCAAGCCGCGCGGCCGTCGATGCCGGCTATGCCCCGAACGACTGGCAGGTCGGCCAGACCGGCAAGGTGGTGGCACCACAGCTCTATATCGCCTGCGGCATATCCGGTGCCATCCAGCATCTCGCCGGCATGAAGGATAGTAAGGTCATCGTCGCCATCAACAAGGACGAGGAGGCACCGATCTTCCAGATCGCCGACTACGGCCTCGTCGCCGATCTCTTCGAGGCCCTGCCGGAATTTGTCCGCTCGATCTGA
- a CDS encoding electron transfer flavoprotein subunit beta/FixA family protein → MKILVPVKRVVDYNVKIRVKADGTGVELANVKMSMNPFDEISVEEALRLKEAGKAEEVVVVSIGPAKAEETLRTALAMGADRAILVETDDQVEPLAVAKILKGVAEAEQPGLIIVGKQAIDDDSNQTGQMLAALLGSAQATFASKIEIGDGKATVTREVDGGLQTIEVKLPAVVTTDLRLNEPRYASLPNIMKAKKKPLDKKSPADFGVSTEPRLKVLKTEEPSGRKAGVKVKSVAELVEKLKTEAGVL, encoded by the coding sequence ATGAAGATTCTCGTCCCGGTGAAGCGGGTGGTTGATTACAACGTGAAGATCCGCGTGAAGGCGGATGGCACGGGTGTCGAGCTTGCGAATGTGAAGATGTCGATGAACCCATTCGACGAGATCTCGGTCGAGGAAGCGCTGCGGCTGAAGGAGGCCGGCAAGGCCGAGGAGGTGGTGGTGGTATCGATCGGCCCGGCCAAGGCCGAGGAGACGCTGCGGACGGCGCTCGCCATGGGTGCCGATCGTGCCATCCTGGTCGAGACCGACGATCAAGTCGAGCCGCTGGCGGTGGCGAAGATCCTGAAAGGCGTGGCCGAGGCCGAACAGCCCGGCCTGATCATCGTCGGCAAGCAGGCGATCGATGATGATAGCAACCAGACCGGCCAGATGCTGGCGGCGCTGCTCGGTTCGGCGCAGGCAACCTTTGCCTCGAAGATCGAGATCGGCGATGGCAAGGCGACTGTCACCCGCGAGGTCGATGGTGGCCTGCAGACGATCGAGGTCAAGCTGCCGGCGGTGGTCACGACGGACCTGCGCCTCAACGAACCGCGTTATGCCTCGCTGCCGAACATCATGAAGGCGAAGAAGAAGCCGCTCGACAAGAAGAGCCCGGCCGATTTCGGCGTCTCCACCGAACCGCGCCTGAAGGTGCTGAAGACCGAGGAGCCGTCGGGCCGCAAGGCGGGCGTCAAGGTCAAGTCGGTGGCCGAGCTGGTCGAAAAACTCAAGACCGAAGCCGGCGTGCTGTAA
- a CDS encoding aldehyde dehydrogenase family protein, which produces MLHKNLIAGEWVAGDASANINPSNTNESVGEYARASADDTRAAIAAAKTAFPAWSRSPILERHAVLKKTGDEIVARKEELGRLLAQEEGKTLPEAIGEVTRAGQIFDFFAGEVLRLSGEILPSVRPGIGVEITREPVGVVGVITPWNFPIAIPAWKIAPALAYGNTVVLKPADLVPGCAWALVDIIHRAGAPAGVINLVMGRGSVVGQTMLDSPDVNALTFTGSVGTGKRVALSSIEHNRKFQLEMGGKNPFVVLDDADLSVAVEAAANSSFFSTGQRCTASSRLIVTEGIHDRFVAALTERMKGLVIDDALKGGTHIGPVVDESQLKQDVEYIDIGRREGAKLAFGGEQLERSTPGFYLQPALFTEATNQMRIAREEIFGPVAAVIRVKDYEEALAVANDTNFGLSSGIATTSLKYATHFKRNSEAGMVMVNLPTAGVDFHVPFGGRKGSSYGPREQGRYAAEFYTSVKTAYTLA; this is translated from the coding sequence ATGCTGCACAAGAATCTGATTGCCGGTGAATGGGTTGCGGGCGACGCGTCTGCAAACATCAACCCATCCAACACCAACGAGAGTGTCGGGGAATATGCTCGCGCGAGCGCTGATGATACCAGGGCCGCGATCGCTGCGGCAAAGACGGCGTTCCCAGCCTGGTCGCGTTCGCCGATCCTGGAGCGTCATGCCGTCTTGAAGAAGACGGGCGACGAAATCGTGGCCCGGAAGGAAGAACTTGGCCGGCTCCTCGCCCAAGAGGAAGGCAAGACTCTTCCCGAGGCGATTGGAGAGGTGACCCGCGCGGGACAGATCTTCGATTTCTTTGCCGGTGAAGTGCTGCGGCTTTCAGGCGAAATCCTTCCTTCGGTTCGGCCCGGCATCGGTGTCGAGATCACCCGTGAACCGGTTGGTGTCGTCGGGGTGATTACACCCTGGAACTTTCCAATTGCGATTCCCGCTTGGAAAATCGCTCCGGCACTAGCTTACGGCAACACCGTCGTCTTGAAACCGGCCGACCTGGTGCCGGGTTGCGCCTGGGCGCTCGTCGACATCATTCATCGTGCCGGCGCGCCAGCCGGTGTCATCAATCTGGTCATGGGCCGCGGCAGCGTGGTTGGGCAAACCATGCTCGACAGCCCCGACGTGAACGCTCTGACATTCACCGGATCGGTAGGGACCGGCAAACGCGTCGCATTGTCGTCCATCGAGCATAACAGGAAGTTCCAGCTCGAGATGGGCGGCAAAAATCCGTTTGTGGTTTTGGACGATGCAGACCTTTCCGTCGCCGTCGAAGCAGCCGCCAACTCTTCCTTTTTCTCGACAGGCCAGCGATGCACCGCGTCCTCCCGCCTGATCGTGACGGAAGGCATCCATGACCGCTTTGTCGCCGCGTTGACGGAACGCATGAAGGGACTCGTTATTGATGATGCCCTCAAGGGCGGCACTCATATCGGCCCGGTCGTCGACGAAAGCCAATTGAAGCAGGATGTGGAATATATCGATATCGGGCGTCGGGAAGGCGCAAAGCTTGCATTCGGTGGCGAGCAACTGGAACGAAGCACGCCCGGCTTCTATCTGCAGCCGGCCTTGTTCACCGAAGCCACCAATCAGATGCGGATTGCGCGCGAAGAAATATTTGGCCCTGTCGCTGCAGTCATCAGGGTGAAGGACTACGAGGAGGCACTTGCGGTCGCAAATGACACCAATTTCGGCCTGTCCTCCGGCATTGCGACGACCAGCCTGAAATATGCGACCCATTTCAAACGAAACTCGGAGGCCGGAATGGTGATGGTCAACCTTCCAACCGCCGGTGTCGACTTCCACGTACCATTCGGCGGACGAAAAGGCTCGTCCTATGGGCCGCGTGAACAGGGCCGATACGCGGCGGAATTCTATACCTCGGTCAAGACCGCCTACACGCTCGCATAA
- a CDS encoding ABC transporter ATP-binding protein: MSQPSGIKIPLLEFVAVHAHYGPVEALKAVDVNIFEGEIVSLIGANGAGKTTLLSSIFGAPRASSGRILHRGEDISRIPTNRISRRGIALVPEGRQIYQEMTVEENMMMGTTPIGMAYFEDDRTTMFELFPRLKERRNQTAGTMSGGEQQMLAIARAMMARPELILFDEPSLGLAPLVVKRVFEVLREIASMGKTIFLVEQNANHALKLSQRAYVMVNGKIHLSGESASLLDNQEVRKAYLGLH; the protein is encoded by the coding sequence ATGAGCCAGCCTTCCGGTATAAAGATACCGCTTCTGGAATTTGTTGCCGTCCATGCTCATTACGGCCCGGTCGAAGCCCTGAAAGCGGTTGATGTCAACATTTTCGAGGGCGAGATCGTCAGCCTGATCGGCGCAAACGGGGCAGGCAAAACGACATTGCTATCATCGATTTTCGGCGCGCCGCGCGCCTCTTCCGGCAGGATTTTACATCGCGGCGAGGACATCTCGCGCATACCGACGAACAGGATTTCCCGCCGCGGCATCGCGCTCGTTCCGGAGGGTCGCCAGATCTATCAGGAAATGACCGTGGAAGAGAACATGATGATGGGCACGACACCCATCGGCATGGCCTATTTCGAGGACGATCGAACGACCATGTTCGAACTCTTTCCTCGCCTCAAGGAACGTCGCAACCAGACAGCCGGTACGATGTCGGGCGGTGAACAACAGATGCTCGCAATTGCCCGGGCAATGATGGCTCGCCCCGAATTGATCCTATTCGACGAGCCCTCGCTCGGACTGGCGCCTCTCGTAGTGAAGCGCGTATTCGAGGTGCTGCGCGAGATCGCATCCATGGGCAAGACGATCTTTCTGGTCGAGCAAAATGCCAATCACGCGCTCAAGCTCTCGCAGCGAGCCTATGTCATGGTGAACGGGAAGATCCACCTTTCCGGCGAGAGCGCCTCTCTTCTCGACAACCAGGAAGTCCGCAAGGCCTATCTCGGACTGCATTGA
- a CDS encoding ATP-binding cassette domain-containing protein: MSEPILDVQNVTMRFGGIIANRNVSFRVERGSITALIGPNGAGKTTMFNCITGFYRASEGRIVLNGTNGAEDIGELVTKPISGGSHLVTRAGIARTFQNIRLFKEMSVVENLLVAQHLATRNNLLSGVFFTPGFRRAEREAVDRAYYWLEQMSLVEDANRLAAELPYGRQRRLEIARAMCTAPRLICLDEPAAGLNPSETRDLSEVIQRLCNEHGQTVLVIEHDMSLVMRISNHIVVLDHGEVISDGTPAHVANDPAVVAAYLGVSEEEVQA, encoded by the coding sequence ATGAGTGAGCCCATACTGGACGTTCAAAATGTCACGATGCGTTTTGGCGGCATCATCGCCAACCGCAATGTCAGCTTCCGCGTCGAACGAGGTTCGATTACGGCGCTGATCGGCCCCAACGGAGCCGGCAAAACGACGATGTTCAACTGCATTACCGGGTTCTATCGCGCAAGCGAGGGCCGGATCGTCCTGAACGGAACTAATGGTGCAGAGGACATCGGCGAGTTGGTCACAAAACCGATTTCCGGCGGCTCGCATCTCGTAACGCGCGCCGGCATCGCGAGGACATTTCAGAACATCCGTCTGTTCAAGGAGATGTCGGTCGTCGAAAACCTCCTCGTCGCTCAGCACCTTGCGACACGCAACAATCTTCTGAGCGGCGTCTTTTTCACCCCGGGGTTCCGGAGAGCCGAACGCGAAGCGGTGGATCGCGCCTACTATTGGCTCGAGCAGATGAGCCTAGTCGAGGATGCCAATCGCCTCGCGGCCGAGCTTCCTTACGGTCGCCAGCGACGGCTCGAGATCGCTCGGGCGATGTGCACTGCGCCGAGGCTGATCTGCCTCGACGAACCCGCCGCCGGCCTCAATCCCTCCGAAACACGGGATCTGTCCGAGGTCATCCAACGGCTCTGCAACGAACACGGCCAAACAGTTCTCGTCATCGAGCACGACATGAGCCTGGTCATGCGCATTTCCAACCATATCGTCGTACTCGACCACGGAGAGGTCATCTCCGACGGCACGCCCGCGCATGTCGCCAACGATCCCGCTGTGGTTGCGGCCTATCTGGGTGTCAGTGAAGAGGAGGTGCAAGCATGA
- the livM gene encoding high-affinity branched-chain amino acid ABC transporter permease LivM yields the protein MKPHRLVALAKEALLTFTVCIVLFGPISGLVLEGFSFQNQLMRAVTLAAIVTLGRLAISVFQSSRLGKGFRQRFAGNNAGVTVMTGKEKSPVLLLAVLLLAGLSLPFVADKYFLGVAILALIYCLLGLGLNIVVGLAGLLDLGFVAFYAVGAYLLALGSQYVGFGFWTALIIAPFLAGLCGMILAFPVLKMHGDYLAIVTLGFGEIIRLILNNWGDFTGGPNGAPVPPPTILGLEFTRTAKQGGVPLHEYLGIPYSADYKFWFIYLVLFLAVCMVIYVVERLRVMPLGRMWEALREDEVACRSLGVNHVFTKLTAFMLGASTGGLAGVFFAVHQGFVNPTSFTFFESALILAIVVLGGLGSTIGVILAALVLTVLPEMLREFAEYRVLVFGVLMVVMMIWKPRGLVRIKRPAFFPSTRMEASSAEMPLQTQLEARR from the coding sequence ATGAAACCCCACAGGCTAGTTGCGCTTGCCAAGGAAGCGCTTCTCACATTTACCGTTTGCATCGTTCTGTTCGGCCCGATCTCCGGACTGGTTCTGGAGGGCTTCTCCTTCCAAAACCAACTGATGCGGGCGGTCACATTGGCGGCAATCGTCACGCTTGGACGTCTTGCGATCTCGGTTTTCCAGTCCAGCAGATTGGGCAAGGGATTCAGGCAACGCTTTGCCGGAAATAATGCCGGCGTCACGGTCATGACCGGCAAGGAAAAATCGCCGGTGCTGCTTCTCGCTGTCCTGCTCCTTGCAGGACTGAGCCTCCCCTTCGTCGCGGACAAGTACTTTCTCGGCGTCGCCATACTGGCGCTGATCTACTGCCTGCTCGGCCTGGGATTGAATATCGTCGTAGGTCTCGCAGGTCTGCTCGATCTTGGATTTGTGGCCTTTTACGCAGTCGGCGCTTACCTGCTTGCACTTGGCTCGCAATATGTCGGCTTCGGATTCTGGACGGCTTTGATCATAGCCCCGTTCCTTGCCGGCCTCTGCGGGATGATCCTAGCCTTTCCCGTGCTGAAGATGCACGGCGACTATCTTGCCATCGTGACGCTGGGGTTTGGCGAGATCATCCGTCTCATATTGAACAATTGGGGCGATTTCACCGGAGGTCCAAACGGCGCTCCCGTTCCGCCGCCGACAATCCTCGGCCTGGAATTCACCCGCACCGCAAAACAAGGCGGCGTTCCGCTGCATGAATATTTGGGCATTCCTTACAGCGCGGACTACAAATTCTGGTTCATCTACCTCGTACTTTTCCTTGCCGTCTGCATGGTCATCTATGTAGTCGAGCGGCTTCGCGTCATGCCGCTTGGGCGCATGTGGGAAGCGCTGCGCGAAGATGAGGTCGCCTGCCGCTCTCTGGGGGTAAACCACGTCTTCACGAAGCTCACCGCCTTCATGCTCGGCGCATCGACTGGCGGGCTTGCCGGTGTCTTCTTCGCCGTCCACCAAGGCTTCGTCAATCCGACGTCCTTCACCTTCTTCGAATCGGCCCTCATCCTTGCCATCGTTGTCCTTGGCGGCCTTGGATCAACCATCGGCGTCATCCTTGCCGCTCTCGTGCTGACCGTCCTGCCGGAAATGCTGCGAGAGTTCGCGGAATATCGCGTTCTGGTGTTCGGCGTCCTCATGGTCGTGATGATGATTTGGAAGCCGCGCGGCCTGGTTCGGATCAAACGCCCGGCATTCTTCCCGAGCACCAGGATGGAAGCGAGCAGCGCCGAAATGCCCCTCCAGACCCAATTGGAGGCGAGACGATGA
- a CDS encoding branched-chain amino acid ABC transporter permease LivH (LivHMGF is the membrane component of the LIV-I/LS branched-chain amino acid transporter), with amino-acid sequence MDFYILVQQLFNGITLGTIYGLIAVGYTMVYGVIRMINFAHGDVYMVSAYIAAIVLAVLSFFGVQSVPFALITVLVISCAITAVYGWTIERVAYRPLRGSTKLAPLISAIGISLMLQSYVQIAQGARDQGVPTLIQGAFRFGDDTHFAQITYMQTVILFASLIAMGILTYVINYTRIGRECRATQQNIRISAVLGVNTDRIISTIFVIGAATAAVGGTLVTFNYGSFNFFIGFVMGIKAFTAAVLGGIGSLPGAVLGGVLLGLTEALFAGYVSTDYKDVFAFALLIILLFFRPSGLLGRPEIQKV; translated from the coding sequence ATGGACTTTTACATCCTGGTTCAACAATTGTTCAACGGCATTACGCTGGGGACGATCTACGGCCTGATCGCCGTGGGATACACCATGGTCTATGGTGTCATCCGCATGATCAACTTCGCCCATGGCGACGTCTACATGGTCTCTGCCTACATTGCCGCTATCGTCCTGGCGGTGCTCAGCTTCTTCGGCGTTCAATCCGTTCCGTTCGCGCTGATCACGGTGCTCGTCATTAGCTGCGCCATCACCGCCGTCTATGGCTGGACGATCGAACGTGTCGCTTATCGGCCGCTGCGCGGCTCGACCAAGCTCGCGCCACTCATCTCGGCGATCGGAATTTCGCTCATGCTGCAGAGCTATGTCCAGATCGCTCAGGGTGCGCGAGACCAGGGAGTGCCGACCCTCATTCAAGGCGCGTTCCGCTTCGGCGATGACACCCATTTTGCGCAGATCACCTATATGCAGACCGTGATCCTGTTCGCCTCATTGATCGCCATGGGAATTCTGACCTACGTGATCAACTACACGCGAATTGGGCGCGAATGCCGGGCGACCCAGCAGAATATCCGCATCTCGGCCGTTCTTGGCGTCAATACCGACCGCATCATCTCGACGATCTTCGTTATCGGTGCGGCGACTGCCGCTGTCGGCGGAACGCTCGTCACCTTCAACTATGGCTCTTTCAATTTCTTCATCGGCTTCGTCATGGGTATCAAGGCGTTCACCGCCGCCGTTCTCGGCGGGATCGGATCGCTGCCGGGTGCCGTGCTGGGCGGAGTGCTGCTTGGATTAACAGAAGCCCTTTTCGCCGGTTACGTCAGTACCGACTACAAGGACGTCTTTGCCTTCGCGCTGCTCATCATCCTGCTGTTTTTCCGTCCCTCCGGCCTTCTGGGCCGCCCGGAAATCCAGAAAGTCTAA
- a CDS encoding ABC transporter substrate-binding protein: MKSISRLLTATMLTSALLFSNALAADTIKIGVAGPFTGANATFGEQVFNGVSAYINDVNAAGGINGKKIELVKGDDACEPKQAVAVANRFVDQDKVNAVIGHFCSSSTIPASEVYNDAGILEMTPSSTNPTVTDRGFDNLFRGCGRDDQQAVVAGSFILDTLKRDKIALIHDKDTYGQGLVDAVKKTIEARGIKPVLYEGLTRGERDFNALVTKIKSSGANAVYFGGLIPEGGPLVRQLKEQGVDVVFVTGDAFAQAELVSAAGGPANLKNVYYSATPDPLEDPSTKGVQDALKKANITPANYVLYGYANAQAIVAALKAGEDLKAQAAWLRTNTVDSAIGKVTWDKKGDIKDFKFVFYNFDDKGTPVLVK; this comes from the coding sequence ATGAAATCGATTTCCAGGCTCTTGACGGCGACCATGCTCACGTCCGCCCTGCTCTTCTCCAACGCCTTGGCGGCAGACACGATCAAGATCGGCGTCGCCGGACCATTCACGGGCGCAAACGCCACCTTCGGCGAACAGGTGTTCAACGGGGTGTCGGCCTATATCAATGACGTAAATGCTGCCGGCGGCATCAACGGCAAAAAGATCGAGCTGGTGAAGGGCGATGACGCCTGCGAACCCAAGCAGGCCGTCGCGGTTGCCAACCGCTTCGTCGATCAGGACAAGGTAAACGCCGTGATCGGACATTTCTGCTCGTCCAGCACAATCCCGGCATCCGAGGTCTATAACGATGCCGGCATTCTGGAAATGACGCCGTCCTCGACCAACCCGACGGTCACCGATCGCGGTTTTGACAATCTGTTCCGTGGCTGCGGTCGTGACGACCAGCAGGCGGTCGTCGCCGGCAGCTTCATTCTGGATACGCTGAAGCGTGACAAGATCGCTCTCATCCACGACAAGGACACCTACGGTCAGGGCCTGGTGGATGCAGTCAAGAAGACCATCGAAGCACGCGGCATCAAGCCGGTCCTTTATGAAGGCTTGACGCGCGGGGAGCGCGACTTCAACGCGCTTGTCACCAAGATCAAGAGCTCCGGCGCAAACGCGGTCTACTTTGGTGGCCTCATCCCGGAAGGCGGGCCGCTTGTTCGCCAGCTTAAGGAACAGGGCGTCGATGTCGTATTCGTCACCGGTGACGCCTTCGCGCAGGCGGAACTTGTCTCCGCCGCCGGCGGCCCGGCGAACCTGAAGAATGTCTACTACTCGGCGACACCCGATCCGCTGGAAGACCCCTCCACGAAGGGCGTTCAGGATGCGCTGAAGAAGGCGAACATCACCCCGGCAAACTATGTCCTGTATGGCTACGCGAACGCTCAGGCAATCGTTGCCGCGCTCAAGGCCGGCGAAGACCTGAAGGCTCAGGCCGCTTGGCTGCGCACCAACACCGTTGATTCCGCGATCGGCAAGGTCACGTGGGACAAGAAGGGCGACATCAAGGACTTCAAGTTCGTCTTCTACAACTTCGACGACAAGGGAACCCCCGTTCTCGTGAAGTAA
- a CDS encoding hydantoinase/oxoprolinase family protein — MNNAPRNCRVGVDIGGTFTDIALDLGGALHSTKVLTDYTAPERAILKGVRAVADMAGIALSEIDILIHGTTLATNALIERRGAKTAFVTTEGFRDVLEMRTENRFEQYDLNISLPPALIARADRFVVRERVDASGKVLLTLDEASVAAVVEKIADGGYESVAIGFIHAYVNGAHEVAVRDAILKRLPNVSVSISSEVSPQMREFERFNTVCANAYVKPAIKSYLDRLVVSLKDIGVGCSVFMIHSGGGIVSVESASEFPVRLVESGPAGGAIFAADIARHHGLDAVLSFDMGGTTAKICLIENQVPKTAKTFEVARTYRFRKGSGMPISIPVVEMVEIGAGGGSIASVDGMRQIRVGPHSAASEPGPACYQRGGKNPTVTDADLILGKLDPENFAGGAIRLSIDASRRAMSDDIGSVIALDPEAAAYGTCEMVDENMANAGRVHTVENGKDISDFTMITFGGAGPLHAARLCEKMGISTFLVPPGAGVGSAIGFLKAPFGYESVRSAVFNLSSFDFAEANRLLESMKAEALGFVEDGLDKGAPTIERTLFMRYAGQGWDIPVALEDDRFDAASAEKITALFEREYERFFGRAIEGLDIEIVSWSVKASSPLPPVDRVPPIAEGSVVKPSQTRRLFEASQGSYLEAGIHERTSLKPGDVVKGPAVIVERETSTVLTSSFKAIVQNDGCLLVTRL; from the coding sequence GTGAACAACGCACCACGAAACTGCCGGGTCGGCGTCGACATAGGCGGCACCTTTACCGATATCGCGCTCGATCTGGGTGGCGCGCTTCACTCGACGAAGGTTTTGACGGATTACACGGCGCCCGAGCGCGCGATCCTGAAGGGTGTGAGGGCTGTCGCCGACATGGCGGGCATTGCGCTTTCAGAGATAGACATTCTCATTCACGGCACGACCCTTGCCACCAATGCGCTGATCGAGCGGCGCGGCGCGAAGACTGCCTTCGTGACGACGGAGGGTTTTCGTGATGTGCTGGAAATGCGCACCGAGAACCGTTTCGAGCAATATGACCTCAATATTTCCCTGCCGCCGGCCCTCATTGCGCGCGCCGATCGCTTCGTGGTGCGTGAGCGCGTCGATGCGTCGGGCAAGGTCCTCCTGACGCTGGACGAGGCCTCGGTGGCGGCTGTGGTCGAAAAGATCGCGGATGGCGGCTATGAGAGTGTCGCCATCGGCTTCATCCACGCTTATGTGAATGGTGCGCATGAGGTTGCCGTCCGCGACGCCATCCTGAAGCGTCTTCCGAATGTCTCGGTGTCGATCTCATCCGAGGTCTCGCCGCAGATGCGCGAGTTCGAGCGCTTCAATACGGTTTGCGCCAACGCCTATGTGAAGCCGGCGATCAAATCCTATCTCGACCGTCTCGTCGTCTCGCTGAAGGATATTGGCGTCGGTTGCTCGGTCTTCATGATCCATTCCGGCGGCGGCATCGTGTCCGTCGAAAGCGCCTCGGAATTTCCGGTGCGTCTGGTCGAATCCGGCCCGGCCGGCGGCGCGATCTTCGCGGCTGATATCGCCCGTCATCACGGTCTCGACGCGGTTCTTTCCTTCGACATGGGCGGCACCACCGCCAAGATCTGCTTGATCGAGAACCAGGTTCCCAAGACGGCCAAGACTTTCGAGGTCGCGCGCACCTATCGTTTCCGCAAGGGTTCGGGCATGCCGATTTCCATCCCGGTCGTCGAAATGGTGGAGATCGGTGCGGGTGGCGGTTCGATTGCCTCCGTTGACGGCATGCGGCAAATCCGCGTCGGACCGCATTCGGCTGCGTCCGAGCCAGGCCCCGCCTGCTATCAGCGCGGCGGCAAGAACCCCACGGTGACAGATGCCGACCTTATCCTCGGCAAGCTCGATCCGGAAAATTTCGCCGGCGGCGCCATCCGTCTTTCCATCGATGCGAGCCGCAGGGCGATGAGCGACGATATCGGATCGGTCATCGCGCTCGATCCGGAAGCGGCGGCTTACGGAACCTGCGAGATGGTGGATGAGAACATGGCCAATGCCGGCCGTGTTCACACCGTCGAGAACGGCAAGGACATTTCCGATTTTACGATGATCACCTTCGGCGGCGCGGGGCCGCTGCATGCGGCGCGCCTGTGCGAGAAGATGGGCATTTCCACTTTCCTTGTGCCTCCCGGCGCTGGCGTGGGCTCCGCCATCGGCTTTCTCAAAGCGCCGTTCGGCTACGAGTCCGTGCGCAGCGCCGTCTTCAATCTTTCGAGCTTCGATTTCGCCGAAGCCAACCGGTTGCTGGAATCCATGAAGGCCGAAGCCCTCGGCTTCGTTGAAGATGGTCTCGACAAGGGCGCACCGACCATCGAGCGCACCCTGTTCATGCGTTATGCGGGGCAGGGCTGGGACATTCCGGTGGCGCTTGAAGACGACCGGTTTGATGCGGCCAGCGCCGAAAAGATCACCGCTCTGTTCGAAAGGGAGTACGAGCGCTTCTTCGGCCGTGCAATCGAAGGCCTCGATATCGAGATCGTAAGCTGGTCGGTCAAGGCAAGCTCGCCGCTTCCGCCGGTTGACCGCGTTCCGCCGATCGCTGAAGGCAGCGTCGTCAAGCCGAGCCAAACCCGCCGCCTGTTCGAAGCTTCGCAGGGCTCTTATCTCGAAGCTGGCATTCACGAGCGCACGAGCTTGAAGCCCGGCGACGTGGTCAAAGGCCCCGCCGTCATCGTGGAGCGCGAAACCTCCACGGTTCTCACCTCTTCCTTCAAGGCAATCGTCCAGAACGATGGCTGCCTCCTCGTAACGCGGCTTTGA